Proteins from one Acidimicrobiales bacterium genomic window:
- a CDS encoding PKD domain-containing protein, whose protein sequence is MAGAARRLVLVALGAAGLVTGAVVIPPAHAAGRPAGPAVFRVGVAVADIDPATPAYLGGYGAGPTGGTVRRHVNPLTGRPEELTVRAIAVESVRNGHRQVVELASVDSQGWFAGYQEGPYGISDVRAAAAGWLRSHGAPSAASADIIVSSLHEHAVPSVYGVFSPAKANVWYLKQLAATTTRALEQAYSNARAATITAGTAEAPWLGGGDVAEGNEFEGWKRDGSLVALWARDATTGRTIATYVSEPAYPNIVFGPADLFGTTKETLISSDFPAYAEAIIEARLGGVAVLASGSLANQASPLQADIAPSPDLPKVDGHPQTRAFDDIIQMGSAVANNVFLALAHGRPITDGTLAGAEQNVISPVTNPADSALSVLGAGDDGEDWAPAGNIFTVWPDDRAFTPPYGYGAAVGTPVTTLRIGNLALVSEPGEFIGSVRDALSRGIHAPGGVFVVGGAQDFLGYEYPAYVTPFTNLGGDELIFGPSATLGDQTVTAGETEAQALGFSVDPTSNAETTALDQQYARMAQTGVWLLPSVTSGDLGPARTFSPLLLAAADPARARMGCDNPALLFTPAGCPDTDPALGPFTWQFGDGTTAVTPVQGRARASFSPYVAHAYHRPGVYQVTVSVTAGGSTDSMTVPIVVHPALHAVITRRGGSAHAVMQGGDGHLLFAVWTLPDGSHTFGPSVRLARHGTVRLAVVDGTGTVAIGSVRL, encoded by the coding sequence CGATCCGGCCACGCCGGCGTACCTGGGCGGCTACGGCGCCGGTCCCACCGGCGGAACCGTCCGGCGCCACGTCAACCCGCTGACCGGCCGGCCCGAGGAGCTGACCGTGCGGGCCATCGCCGTCGAGAGCGTCCGGAACGGCCACCGGCAGGTGGTGGAGCTGGCGAGCGTGGACAGCCAGGGCTGGTTCGCCGGCTACCAGGAGGGCCCGTACGGGATCTCCGACGTGCGGGCGGCGGCGGCCGGTTGGCTCCGTTCCCACGGCGCCCCGTCGGCGGCGTCCGCCGACATCATCGTCTCGTCGCTCCACGAGCACGCCGTTCCGAGCGTGTACGGCGTCTTCTCCCCCGCCAAGGCCAACGTATGGTACCTGAAGCAGCTGGCGGCCACGACGACCCGCGCCCTCGAGCAGGCCTACAGCAACGCCCGGGCCGCCACCATCACCGCCGGTACGGCCGAGGCCCCCTGGCTCGGAGGTGGGGACGTGGCCGAGGGCAACGAGTTCGAGGGCTGGAAGCGCGACGGCTCGCTCGTGGCGCTGTGGGCCCGGGATGCCACCACCGGGCGGACCATCGCCACCTATGTCTCCGAGCCCGCCTACCCCAATATCGTGTTCGGGCCCGCCGACCTGTTCGGCACCACCAAGGAGACGTTGATCAGCTCGGACTTCCCCGCCTACGCCGAGGCGATCATCGAGGCCCGCCTCGGCGGGGTGGCGGTGCTGGCGTCGGGGTCCCTGGCCAACCAGGCCAGCCCCCTCCAGGCCGACATCGCGCCGAGCCCCGACCTGCCGAAGGTCGACGGCCATCCCCAGACGCGCGCCTTCGACGACATCATCCAGATGGGCTCGGCGGTGGCCAACAACGTCTTCCTCGCCCTGGCGCACGGCCGTCCGATCACCGACGGCACGCTGGCGGGAGCCGAGCAGAACGTGATCAGTCCGGTCACCAACCCGGCCGACTCCGCCCTGTCCGTTCTCGGCGCCGGAGACGACGGGGAGGACTGGGCTCCCGCCGGCAACATCTTCACCGTCTGGCCCGACGACCGGGCCTTCACCCCCCCGTACGGCTACGGGGCGGCGGTGGGAACACCGGTCACGACCCTGCGCATCGGGAACCTGGCCCTGGTGAGCGAGCCGGGCGAGTTCATCGGCAGCGTCCGGGACGCCCTCAGCCGGGGCATCCACGCCCCCGGCGGGGTGTTCGTGGTCGGGGGGGCCCAGGACTTCCTGGGCTACGAGTACCCGGCCTATGTCACCCCCTTCACCAACCTGGGCGGGGACGAGCTGATCTTCGGTCCGAGCGCCACCCTCGGGGACCAGACGGTGACGGCGGGAGAGACCGAGGCCCAAGCGCTCGGCTTCTCCGTCGACCCGACCTCCAACGCCGAGACCACGGCCCTGGACCAGCAGTACGCCCGGATGGCGCAGACCGGGGTGTGGCTGCTGCCTTCGGTGACGAGCGGGGACCTCGGTCCGGCCCGGACCTTCTCCCCCCTCCTGCTCGCCGCCGCCGACCCCGCCCGGGCGCGTATGGGCTGCGACAACCCGGCCCTGTTGTTCACGCCTGCCGGCTGTCCCGACACCGATCCCGCCCTGGGCCCGTTCACCTGGCAATTCGGGGACGGAACCACGGCGGTGACCCCGGTGCAGGGCCGGGCCCGGGCCTCGTTCAGTCCCTACGTGGCCCACGCCTACCACCGGCCGGGTGTGTACCAGGTGACGGTGTCGGTCACCGCCGGCGGGTCCACGGACTCGATGACCGTGCCGATCGTCGTGCACCCCGCTCTCCACGCCGTGATCACGCGCCGCGGCGGGAGCGCCCACGCGGTCATGCAGGGCGGGGACGGCCATCTCCTCTTCGCGGTGTGGACCCTGCCCGACGGCTCGCACACCTTCGGGCCCTCCGTGCGGCTGGCCCGCCACGGCACCGTCCGGCTGGCGGTGGTCGACGGCACCGGGACCGTGGCAATTGGCAGCGTGCGCCTCTGA